A region from the Terriglobia bacterium genome encodes:
- a CDS encoding oligopeptide transporter, OPT family: MEEKKFEPVVRADSDMREFTPRAVVLGVIMAMFMGAANAYLGLKAGMTIAATYTTAVIGMAIIKALKGTLLEENCARTVGSIGGNIATGAIFTLPAFFISGIWLPFFSSQHYLFSTVILVVGGVLGIMFVTITRRILVSNVELPFPESVAAAEIHKAGQKGSGGSRYLLSGMAVGALFTLLTEFKIIASKWQKVLSVGKGSVLLRGPEMSPAFLGVGYIIGPKLAGINFSGGVLAWGLLAPAIAFFLHYHELSAVANWADEITLIWKNYVRYIAIGGMLVGAFYTLFKMRKNLVEGISRSFSTLTHTRDAGDAVVPRTDRDIHAKWALTAIVAIAILVFFIFNAFAHNAAAAVVAAVMTLILGFVFAAVSGYLVGIIGVSSNPTSGLTVSVLIAVAFVRVLMGLNGSSGVAAVIGVAAFTCVSVSVAGEMMQDLKAGHILGCTPWRMQLGDIFGVLAAAVVMFLVLSVLHLGDIKQQVSETLTHLEKSNIQEVTYKGSSPGINRRAYTLAEIRVLAPEKQNEILGTNAGFGGERIPAPQASLMAVVAGSIMQGKTEWILILIGMFMGLAFILMQVKSPMLIAVGMYLPIDTSFAIFLGGVFKGIVERYTEGRKLSGEEKEKIGNTGTLLASGLIAGEALIGILFAALAFAEIKLPKVFSNPGYRLSLFGMALIGSILVVTSLRRLKNTRG, encoded by the coding sequence ATGGAAGAAAAGAAATTCGAGCCGGTCGTCCGGGCGGACAGCGACATGAGGGAATTCACTCCACGAGCGGTGGTGCTGGGTGTAATCATGGCGATGTTCATGGGAGCGGCCAATGCCTACCTGGGCTTGAAGGCCGGGATGACGATTGCCGCCACCTATACGACCGCTGTCATTGGCATGGCCATCATTAAGGCGCTCAAGGGGACCCTGCTGGAGGAGAACTGTGCCCGCACGGTCGGCTCCATTGGCGGCAACATCGCCACGGGCGCCATCTTTACTCTTCCGGCTTTTTTCATCTCCGGGATCTGGCTGCCGTTTTTTAGCAGCCAGCATTACCTGTTTTCGACGGTGATCCTTGTGGTGGGCGGGGTGCTCGGCATTATGTTCGTCACCATTACGCGCCGAATCCTGGTGAGCAACGTGGAACTCCCTTTTCCCGAGTCGGTCGCAGCCGCGGAGATACACAAGGCCGGCCAGAAAGGCTCGGGCGGCTCCCGGTATCTGCTTTCGGGAATGGCGGTGGGTGCCCTCTTCACCCTGCTGACCGAATTCAAGATCATCGCCTCGAAATGGCAGAAGGTTCTTTCCGTCGGGAAAGGGTCGGTGTTGTTGCGCGGCCCGGAAATGAGCCCGGCTTTTCTCGGCGTGGGTTATATCATCGGCCCCAAACTGGCTGGGATCAACTTCAGCGGCGGGGTGCTGGCCTGGGGGCTGTTGGCGCCGGCAATCGCTTTTTTCCTGCATTACCATGAGCTTTCCGCGGTTGCCAACTGGGCGGATGAGATTACCCTGATCTGGAAAAACTATGTTCGGTACATTGCCATTGGGGGCATGCTGGTGGGGGCCTTTTACACGCTCTTCAAGATGAGAAAGAACCTGGTGGAAGGCATCTCCCGCTCTTTCTCCACGCTGACACACACCCGGGACGCCGGGGATGCGGTCGTGCCGCGCACGGACCGGGACATCCACGCCAAGTGGGCCCTGACGGCCATTGTCGCCATCGCCATCCTCGTTTTCTTTATCTTCAATGCGTTTGCTCACAATGCCGCCGCCGCGGTGGTTGCCGCGGTCATGACGTTGATCCTGGGATTCGTATTCGCCGCGGTGTCCGGCTACCTGGTCGGCATCATCGGGGTGAGCAGCAATCCGACCAGCGGCCTGACCGTGTCGGTCTTGATTGCGGTCGCCTTCGTCAGGGTGCTGATGGGACTCAACGGAAGCAGCGGCGTCGCGGCGGTCATTGGCGTCGCCGCCTTCACTTGTGTGTCGGTCTCGGTGGCGGGCGAGATGATGCAAGATTTGAAGGCGGGGCACATCCTCGGCTGCACTCCGTGGCGCATGCAGCTCGGCGATATCTTCGGAGTCCTTGCGGCCGCGGTCGTCATGTTTCTGGTGCTCTCGGTGCTTCACCTGGGCGACATCAAGCAGCAGGTTTCCGAAACGCTGACCCATCTTGAAAAAAGTAACATCCAGGAGGTGACCTACAAGGGCAGTAGTCCCGGCATTAATCGACGAGCTTACACGCTGGCGGAAATCAGGGTCCTCGCGCCCGAGAAACAGAACGAAATCCTAGGGACGAACGCCGGCTTCGGGGGTGAAAGAATACCTGCCCCGCAGGCGAGCCTGATGGCGGTTGTGGCCGGCAGCATCATGCAGGGGAAGACCGAGTGGATTCTCATCCTCATCGGCATGTTCATGGGACTCGCATTCATCCTGATGCAGGTCAAAAGCCCCATGCTCATCGCCGTTGGCATGTACCTGCCGATCGACACCTCCTTCGCCATTTTTCTGGGAGGGGTCTTTAAAGGGATCGTGGAGCGCTACACGGAAGGGCGGAAGCTGTCGGGAGAAGAAAAAGAAAAGATCGGCAATACCGGCACCCTGCTTGCTTCGGGACTCATTGCCGGCGAAGCCCTTATCGGCATCCTTTTTGCGGCCCTCGCCTTTGCCGAAATAAAACTCCCCAAAGTATTTTCCAACCCGGGTTACCGACTGAGTCTTTTCGGCATGGCATTGATCGGATCGATCCTGGTCGTTACGTCTTTACGGAGATTGAAGAACACCAGGGGATGA
- a CDS encoding B12-binding domain-containing radical SAM protein, with protein MKPNRPDIVFVFPPAYGSLGAFRSHLGVAYLRGALARDGIVTAQYHNDNPGPVDAVAAEILALKPQIVGFTVYDTNFPTALALARSIKRRRPGVRVVLGGPTATFCSKQILERHQVIDACLLGEAEETGARIFAKLLEGGSFDTLQPGVAVRREGLVFSTGLPPLVGSKGGVAQSALDTTPSPYLSGILTDGRAGILTGRGCTHHCQYCAFAALGRKKLRLHSIDRVVAELEYIAAHQKRTGEHYIVSVHDDAFTLLPARAKALCQAIAERKLSLALMGITRADAVDEELLRLMRKAGFISLAFGLESSVPSVLRATGKVRPPDWPDPDLGPERRFVEQVRTSVLAAKKQGFSVGVSIILGLPTETAEDGAATLRFVKELPIDYYTHNLLWVFPGTPLWESHSRYGIECETNSQGLPNTTGYAYDLARVKPRPKCTRERDARFIRLLTADTLYGCEASFSRGKGAEVVVVNAPELTAPTAEWLSRVLRIGGFVVQTYPPLRRNELDSRLYRDRRLLIDSLVPARYYVQALRKRDRIADERWLAGCLAVDLYRKLKPGILSVLSSNGPAPLVDWVNGISTPFALCEVTEYLQQPDALEHFLDQMDERDLGARLQQMPVPPGVRYSGRWQKRRAPCRRLTRMEVDSQGMVRTCRHGEPIGTVGDTRDRLSRRLAGVVHEVEQRRGCAKCPNTHCPRCPFPGVKDQVYCRIMTKQPRILRFLDLTELYSRLPIILESQADRMESSESFTKPQG; from the coding sequence ATGAAACCCAATCGGCCCGACATTGTTTTTGTCTTCCCGCCTGCCTACGGGAGTCTGGGCGCGTTTAGAAGTCATTTGGGAGTTGCGTATTTACGAGGTGCGCTCGCCAGGGACGGTATCGTTACGGCCCAATACCACAATGACAATCCGGGACCCGTGGATGCGGTTGCAGCCGAGATACTTGCGCTCAAGCCGCAAATCGTCGGCTTCACCGTGTACGACACCAACTTTCCAACCGCTCTGGCCTTGGCCCGAAGCATCAAGCGGCGACGCCCTGGCGTCCGCGTGGTGTTGGGCGGACCTACTGCCACCTTCTGTTCCAAGCAGATTCTTGAGCGTCATCAGGTGATTGATGCCTGCCTCCTGGGGGAGGCTGAGGAAACAGGGGCGCGGATATTTGCGAAACTCCTGGAGGGCGGCTCTTTCGATACTCTGCAGCCAGGGGTCGCTGTCCGTAGGGAAGGATTGGTTTTCAGTACCGGTTTGCCGCCCCTGGTCGGATCAAAGGGTGGGGTTGCGCAATCGGCGCTCGACACAACGCCGTCACCCTATCTTTCAGGCATACTGACCGATGGACGCGCGGGCATTCTCACGGGGCGTGGCTGCACCCACCATTGTCAGTATTGTGCCTTCGCGGCGCTGGGGAGGAAGAAGCTGCGGCTGCATTCGATCGATCGCGTGGTCGCGGAACTTGAATACATCGCCGCACACCAAAAGCGAACGGGCGAACACTACATCGTTTCAGTTCATGACGACGCCTTCACCCTCTTGCCAGCCCGGGCAAAAGCCTTGTGCCAGGCGATTGCCGAGAGAAAGCTGAGCTTGGCCCTGATGGGTATCACTCGGGCCGACGCGGTTGATGAGGAACTGCTTCGCCTCATGCGAAAGGCGGGTTTCATTAGTCTGGCCTTCGGCCTGGAAAGCTCTGTGCCGTCAGTGCTGCGCGCCACGGGAAAAGTAAGGCCGCCTGACTGGCCCGACCCGGATCTTGGGCCCGAGAGGCGATTTGTTGAGCAGGTCAGGACGAGCGTCCTCGCCGCCAAGAAGCAGGGGTTCAGTGTAGGCGTGAGCATTATTCTGGGTCTGCCGACCGAAACAGCCGAAGACGGCGCCGCCACGCTCCGGTTTGTCAAAGAGCTCCCTATTGATTACTACACGCACAACCTTCTTTGGGTTTTTCCCGGGACGCCGCTGTGGGAATCACACAGCCGATATGGCATCGAGTGCGAGACCAACTCTCAGGGCCTGCCGAATACAACCGGATATGCATACGACCTCGCCCGGGTCAAGCCGCGGCCAAAGTGCACGCGTGAACGGGACGCACGATTCATCAGGTTGCTCACGGCTGACACTCTTTACGGCTGCGAGGCGAGTTTCTCAAGGGGGAAGGGAGCGGAAGTTGTTGTGGTGAACGCGCCGGAACTTACAGCGCCGACGGCTGAATGGCTTTCCCGGGTCTTGAGAATCGGAGGATTTGTGGTCCAGACTTACCCACCGCTCCGGCGAAACGAACTGGACTCCAGGCTCTACCGCGATCGGCGCTTGCTCATCGACAGTCTGGTGCCCGCTCGCTACTACGTCCAGGCCCTGCGAAAGCGGGACAGAATCGCCGATGAACGATGGCTTGCCGGTTGTTTGGCCGTCGATCTCTACCGCAAGCTGAAACCCGGGATCCTTTCAGTCCTATCGTCAAATGGACCGGCCCCTCTTGTCGATTGGGTTAATGGGATATCCACACCATTCGCCCTCTGCGAGGTGACCGAATACCTGCAGCAACCCGACGCGCTGGAACATTTTCTGGATCAGATGGATGAACGCGACCTCGGCGCGCGCCTTCAGCAGATGCCCGTTCCACCCGGTGTGAGATATTCGGGGAGATGGCAAAAGAGAAGGGCTCCGTGCCGGCGATTGACGCGGATGGAAGTCGATTCGCAAGGGATGGTGCGCACCTGTCGCCACGGCGAACCCATCGGCACGGTGGGAGACACCCGAGACAGGCTTTCCCGGCGGCTGGCCGGGGTCGTCCACGAAGTAGAACAACGGCGGGGGTGCGCGAAGTGTCCCAACACGCATTGTCCCCGTTGTCCGTTTCCCGGAGTTAAGGATCAGGTCTATTGCCGCATCATGACTAAACAGCCTCGAATCCTGCGCTTCCTGGACTTGACGGAGTTGTACTCCAGGTTGCCCATCATTCTTGAAAGTCAAGCTGATCGAATGGAGAGCAGTGAGTCGTTCACTAAACCGCAAGGATAA
- a CDS encoding sigma-70 family RNA polymerase sigma factor: protein MKWSSPQEISLLLQAWRAGDEAALDQLMPLVYGELHRLAHRFMVNEREEHTLQTTALVNEAYLRLVDVNRVDWQDRAHFFAICAQLMRRILVDFARSRGYQKRGGAVRKELLDEVQIVSPEPEVDLVRLDDALNTLAGFDSRKAKVVELRFFGGLSEEEAAEVLKVSRNTVKRDWRLAKVWLLEELSDEG from the coding sequence GTGAAGTGGTCCTCCCCGCAAGAAATTTCACTCCTGCTTCAGGCCTGGCGCGCCGGGGATGAAGCGGCGCTCGACCAACTGATGCCCCTGGTTTACGGGGAGCTGCACCGGCTGGCACATCGCTTCATGGTGAACGAGCGAGAGGAACACACGTTGCAAACCACGGCCCTGGTCAACGAGGCCTACCTGCGGCTCGTCGATGTGAACCGGGTGGATTGGCAGGACCGCGCCCACTTCTTCGCCATTTGCGCCCAACTGATGCGTCGCATCCTGGTGGATTTTGCCCGGTCGCGCGGATATCAGAAGAGGGGCGGCGCCGTGAGAAAGGAGCTGCTTGATGAGGTACAGATCGTCTCGCCTGAGCCGGAAGTCGATCTCGTCAGACTCGATGACGCGCTCAACACCCTGGCTGGATTTGACTCCAGAAAGGCAAAAGTGGTCGAGCTGCGGTTTTTTGGCGGCTTGAGTGAGGAAGAAGCTGCGGAGGTCTTGAAGGTCTCGCGCAACACCGTCAAGCGCGACTGGAGGTTGGCCAAGGTTTGGCTACTCGAGGAATTGAGTGATGAAGGGTGA
- a CDS encoding protein kinase has translation MKGEIKPERWQQIEQLFNSVLELEPEQREGFLKEACAGDGSLQKEVERLLGRQQQAEEFIESPALEVAARALAKDPRGKLNPDLSGQSLSHYRVKEKIGEGGMGQVYRAFDDHLQRDVAIKVLPTGTLADETSRQRFHQEALALSKLNHPNIATIHDFDTQQGVDYLVMEYISGMTLSERLATGPLPEKEIAVLGAQLAMGLEAAHLEGVIHRDLKPGNLRLTPDGRLKILDFGLAKLIHPDKPDKAAESEAPTQGVAGTLPYMAPEQLRAEPLDARTDLYSAGVVLYEMITGERAFQETVTPRLIDAILHQALPPPSALNRHVSAGLENIILKCVEKDPENRYQSAKEFAVDLRRLLSPTSTTHQVSFRRRTIKKRVVIGAVLFVSLFLALGLGLDLGGLRDRFLRGMGRQTIHSLAVLPLVNFSHDPEQEYFADGMTESLITELSKIKSLNKVISRTSVMQYKGTKRPIPQIAKELGVDAVIEGSAMRDGNMVRISVQLIQGSTDAHLWADSFDREYKNILALHTDVARKIAQQVNVTLSPEEAAGGPTRVSVVDPAAYDLYLQGRFCLNKRNKGEMEKAWGYFQQAIDKEPTYAPAWAGLADTLSLLRSVGYWEMKPEEVQEKSLQAAMKAVELDDSLAEGHAALGRIYFIQRKWTAAGKELQRAIALNPNEPTAHQRYAFFLLSVGRQDEGLSEIRKAEQVDPRSMVIQVNLANHLWCLHRGDEAISVLRRAIELDPQFANTHGFLKVIYEDRGRFREAIQEFEKFHLLLGEKPEQVQRMATSLRDAYKAGGARGYWLKSMELVTQGRQEGEDVTVEFATTYAQLGDVEQALQWLMKGCRQGEDIAVTMRGPEMDNVRAHPRFREILDCLGLER, from the coding sequence ATGAAGGGTGAGATAAAGCCTGAGCGCTGGCAGCAAATCGAACAACTCTTTAACTCGGTTCTGGAGCTGGAACCGGAGCAGCGGGAGGGGTTTCTCAAGGAAGCCTGTGCCGGCGATGGATCTCTTCAGAAGGAGGTCGAACGCCTGCTCGGGCGCCAGCAGCAAGCGGAGGAGTTCATCGAATCCCCGGCTTTGGAAGTGGCGGCCAGGGCCTTGGCGAAGGATCCACGAGGCAAGCTGAATCCCGACCTGAGCGGCCAGTCCCTGTCACACTACCGGGTCAAAGAGAAGATCGGGGAAGGAGGGATGGGCCAGGTCTATCGTGCCTTTGATGATCACCTCCAGCGGGATGTCGCTATCAAGGTCCTGCCCACCGGCACCCTTGCCGACGAGACTTCCCGCCAGCGTTTCCACCAGGAAGCCCTGGCACTCTCGAAGCTTAACCATCCCAACATCGCTACCATTCACGATTTTGACACCCAGCAGGGGGTGGACTACCTGGTCATGGAGTACATCTCCGGCATGACACTCAGCGAGAGGCTCGCCACCGGACCCCTGCCCGAAAAAGAGATCGCCGTTCTGGGCGCCCAACTGGCTATGGGGCTGGAGGCAGCGCATCTGGAGGGGGTGATTCACCGCGACCTCAAGCCGGGGAATCTGCGACTTACCCCCGATGGCCGGTTAAAGATTCTCGACTTCGGATTGGCAAAGCTGATTCATCCCGACAAGCCGGACAAGGCCGCAGAGAGCGAGGCCCCGACCCAGGGCGTGGCCGGCACCCTGCCTTACATGGCCCCGGAACAATTGCGTGCAGAACCTCTGGATGCGCGCACCGATCTCTACTCCGCAGGCGTTGTGCTTTATGAGATGATCACCGGGGAAAGAGCCTTTCAGGAGACGGTCACTCCTCGCCTTATTGACGCCATTCTGCACCAAGCGCTCCCACCCCCTTCCGCTCTCAATCGTCATGTGTCCGCGGGGCTCGAGAATATCATCCTGAAATGTGTCGAGAAAGACCCGGAGAACCGCTACCAGTCTGCCAAGGAATTTGCGGTGGATTTGCGCCGGCTGCTGTCCCCCACTTCCACCACGCACCAAGTCTCCTTTAGAAGGAGAACCATCAAGAAAAGAGTGGTAATCGGCGCGGTACTCTTTGTATCCCTTTTTCTGGCACTGGGACTGGGCCTGGATCTGGGAGGGCTGCGCGATAGATTTTTGAGAGGAATGGGCCGTCAGACGATCCACTCCTTGGCTGTGCTGCCGCTGGTGAATTTTTCCCACGATCCCGAGCAGGAGTACTTTGCCGACGGCATGACCGAATCGCTGATCACCGAATTATCGAAGATCAAGTCACTGAACAAGGTGATTTCGAGAACCTCCGTGATGCAATATAAAGGCACCAAGAGACCGATCCCCCAGATTGCCAAGGAACTGGGCGTGGATGCGGTGATTGAAGGGTCGGCAATGAGAGATGGCAACATGGTGCGTATCTCGGTGCAATTGATTCAAGGCTCCACGGATGCCCATCTCTGGGCTGACAGTTTTGACCGGGAATACAAGAACATTCTCGCGCTTCATACCGATGTGGCCCGAAAAATAGCACAGCAAGTCAATGTCACACTTTCTCCCGAGGAAGCGGCAGGAGGCCCGACGCGGGTGTCCGTGGTCGACCCGGCAGCTTACGACCTGTACCTTCAGGGCCGCTTTTGTTTGAACAAACGCAACAAAGGGGAGATGGAGAAAGCATGGGGTTACTTCCAGCAGGCGATTGACAAAGAGCCGACCTATGCCCCCGCCTGGGCCGGACTGGCAGACACATTGAGCCTGCTGCGAAGTGTGGGCTACTGGGAGATGAAGCCAGAGGAAGTCCAGGAGAAATCCCTGCAAGCAGCGATGAAGGCGGTGGAATTGGATGACAGTTTGGCGGAAGGACATGCCGCCCTGGGCCGGATCTATTTTATTCAAAGGAAATGGACCGCTGCCGGGAAGGAGTTGCAGCGGGCCATCGCCTTGAATCCCAATGAACCGACGGCGCACCAACGGTATGCCTTTTTCCTGCTCAGTGTGGGCCGGCAGGACGAAGGCCTCTCCGAGATCCGGAAGGCAGAGCAAGTGGACCCGAGGTCCATGGTCATTCAAGTCAACCTGGCGAATCATCTATGGTGTCTCCATCGCGGCGATGAGGCCATCTCGGTGTTGCGGCGGGCCATTGAATTGGATCCCCAATTTGCCAACACGCACGGTTTTTTGAAGGTGATCTACGAGGACCGGGGAAGGTTCCGTGAAGCGATCCAGGAATTCGAAAAATTCCATCTTCTCCTAGGGGAGAAGCCGGAGCAGGTGCAGCGCATGGCCACCTCGCTCCGCGACGCCTATAAAGCTGGAGGGGCTCGGGGCTACTGGTTGAAATCAATGGAACTGGTCACGCAGGGACGCCAGGAAGGGGAGGATGTCACCGTTGAGTTTGCCACCACTTATGCTCAACTGGGTGACGTGGAGCAGGCCTTGCAGTGGTTGATGAAAGGCTGTCGCCAAGGGGAAGATATTGCCGTTACGATGCGTGGACCCGAGATGGACAATGTGCGGGCCCACCCGCGTTTCCGGGAGATTCTCGACTGTCTGGGACTCGAGCGGTGA
- a CDS encoding SEL1-like repeat protein → MYEKGQGVPADETGAMRWYRRAAEGGDRKAQSVIQK, encoded by the coding sequence ATGTACGAAAAGGGCCAGGGAGTGCCGGCGGATGAAACCGGGGCGATGCGATGGTACCGCCGGGCCGCCGAGGGAGGAGATCGCAAAGCGCAGTCGGTGATCCAAAAATAG
- a CDS encoding ABC transporter permease encodes MNQTSDPAISSSRFGDGHSAEAWAVRAAGQLLRDFRYGLRMVVKNPAFSAIAVLTLALGIGANTAIFTVVNALLLRPLPYGDSSRLVYVYAARPDTADQAGPFSYPRFTLLRDANRSFSGVAAFSNETFNLTGRGDPEQISSARVSWNFFNVLGVNPSLGRTFIPGEGQPGGKEVALISHSLWRRFGGNPQVVGQALTLDSRAYTIVGVLPGDFIFNLIGPDVDLWVPREFELNLATPERIQAGAGYLDAVARLRDGVTEDQAQAEMNVLTERYQKDNPTKADADPKLTILLKAVEEALVEGFRPALFLLLGAVGLVLLIACANVASLLLSRALVRRREIAVRTALGASRTTIVRQLLTETLVLAFLGGVLGILVAFAGTQLLSVLGGGNLPGSTDLRMDWRVLTFTALISLLSGVFFGLMPALQMARTDVGTVLHDEGRGSIGSRTRSRARSLLVVSQVALSMVLLVFSGLLIRSFIRLLTAYPGFDARNILTLQMSLPPSRYGTATQLIAFYDETLRRMSSLPGVEAATISSALPVTPSRFSPVLVEGQPVVPLAQRPILSIRTISPDYTKVMRTPLLRGRPFTAQDDAHAPPVALINQALARRFWPNEEPIGKRLWLGRQTAPTEVVGVLGNEKNISLTADTNPEVFLPFPQLPWSSLNLSVRTDVDPHSIVSPVRREISGIDKDQPITHVQTLEELVDSARASPRFTMFLLGVFAGTALILAVVGIYGVVAYSVAQRTQEIGIRLALGAAPRDILRLVLDQGLILAASGIGIGLGVSWALTRMMKSLLFETKTTDPITFVASAFLFTAVALVASYRPARRAMRVDPAGALRAE; translated from the coding sequence ACCAAACGAGCGACCCCGCGATTTCTTCTTCACGGTTTGGAGACGGTCATTCTGCCGAGGCATGGGCCGTGCGCGCGGCCGGGCAATTGCTTCGCGATTTTCGCTACGGCCTGCGAATGGTGGTGAAGAATCCGGCCTTTTCGGCAATCGCCGTCTTGACGCTGGCGCTCGGTATCGGGGCCAATACGGCCATTTTCACGGTCGTCAATGCGCTTTTGCTGCGTCCGCTCCCCTATGGCGACTCCAGCCGATTGGTCTACGTGTACGCGGCGCGGCCCGATACAGCGGACCAGGCGGGACCTTTTTCCTACCCGCGATTCACGTTGCTCCGCGACGCCAACCGCTCGTTTTCGGGGGTGGCCGCATTTTCAAACGAGACGTTCAATCTGACCGGCCGCGGTGATCCGGAGCAGATTTCTTCAGCCCGAGTCTCCTGGAATTTCTTTAATGTCCTGGGGGTGAACCCCTCGCTTGGCCGGACATTTATTCCTGGAGAAGGGCAGCCGGGCGGGAAGGAGGTCGCCCTCATCAGCCATTCATTGTGGAGGCGGTTCGGCGGCAATCCCCAGGTGGTCGGCCAAGCGCTGACATTGGACTCCCGCGCCTACACCATTGTCGGCGTCCTCCCGGGGGATTTTATATTCAATCTGATCGGCCCGGACGTCGACCTCTGGGTGCCCCGGGAGTTTGAATTGAATCTTGCAACCCCTGAGCGCATTCAAGCAGGAGCGGGGTACCTGGACGCGGTCGCGCGCCTCCGCGACGGTGTCACCGAAGATCAGGCGCAGGCGGAGATGAATGTGTTGACGGAGCGCTATCAAAAGGACAATCCCACCAAGGCCGATGCGGATCCGAAGCTCACGATCCTGCTCAAGGCCGTCGAGGAGGCGTTGGTGGAGGGCTTCCGTCCCGCCCTGTTCCTGCTGTTGGGAGCGGTTGGGCTGGTGTTGTTGATTGCCTGTGCCAACGTCGCCAGCCTTCTCCTCTCACGGGCCCTGGTGCGGAGGAGAGAGATCGCCGTGCGCACCGCGCTCGGCGCGAGCCGGACGACGATCGTTCGCCAACTCTTGACCGAAACTCTGGTGCTCGCGTTCCTGGGCGGAGTGCTGGGAATCCTGGTTGCATTTGCAGGCACACAGTTGCTGTCGGTTCTTGGCGGGGGCAATCTTCCTGGCTCCACCGACTTGCGCATGGATTGGCGGGTGCTTACATTCACCGCACTCATTTCCCTTTTGAGTGGTGTGTTCTTTGGCCTCATGCCGGCACTTCAAATGGCGAGGACTGACGTCGGCACGGTTCTGCACGACGAAGGGCGGGGCAGCATCGGCAGCCGGACTCGCAGCCGGGCCCGGAGTCTCCTGGTGGTGTCACAGGTGGCGTTATCGATGGTTCTGCTGGTCTTTTCGGGGTTGTTGATCCGCAGTTTTATCCGCTTATTGACCGCGTACCCCGGCTTCGATGCGAGAAATATCCTGACACTGCAGATGTCATTGCCTCCTTCAAGGTACGGGACGGCGACACAGCTGATTGCCTTTTATGACGAGACCTTGCGAAGGATGTCGTCGCTGCCGGGAGTGGAAGCCGCAACCATCTCCTCCGCACTTCCAGTCACCCCCTCACGATTCTCACCCGTGCTGGTCGAAGGGCAACCAGTGGTTCCCCTCGCGCAGCGGCCCATCTTGAGCATTCGGACCATCAGCCCGGACTATACCAAGGTGATGCGGACCCCGCTTCTGCGCGGCCGCCCGTTCACGGCGCAGGATGACGCGCATGCACCGCCGGTCGCATTGATCAACCAGGCGCTCGCGCGCCGCTTCTGGCCGAACGAAGAGCCGATTGGCAAACGCCTCTGGCTCGGCCGGCAAACGGCTCCTACGGAGGTGGTCGGTGTGCTGGGCAACGAGAAGAACATCAGCCTCACCGCCGACACCAACCCTGAGGTTTTCTTGCCATTCCCGCAATTACCCTGGTCGTCGTTGAACCTGAGCGTGCGGACGGATGTTGATCCGCACAGCATCGTCTCCCCGGTTCGTCGTGAGATTTCGGGGATTGACAAGGATCAACCGATTACCCACGTGCAGACCCTGGAGGAATTGGTGGATTCGGCCCGGGCGTCACCGCGGTTCACCATGTTCCTGTTGGGCGTCTTCGCCGGCACGGCACTCATCCTGGCCGTGGTAGGGATTTATGGGGTGGTCGCCTATTCCGTCGCGCAACGCACGCAGGAGATAGGAATCCGTTTGGCCCTCGGCGCGGCGCCGCGCGATATCTTGAGACTCGTCCTGGACCAGGGATTGATCCTGGCGGCCAGTGGGATCGGGATTGGCCTGGGCGTGTCCTGGGCGTTGACCCGGATGATGAAGAGCCTTCTTTTTGAAACCAAGACCACCGACCCAATTACCTTTGTCGCCAGTGCGTTCTTATTCACGGCGGTTGCCCTTGTGGCCAGCTATCGGCCTGCCCGCCGCGCCATGCGCGTCGATCCGGCCGGCGCACTCCGCGCGGAATAG